The following are encoded in a window of Ruminiclostridium herbifermentans genomic DNA:
- a CDS encoding Asp23/Gls24 family envelope stress response protein: protein MKVIGFIGPSGTGKSHRASWVAREHGTDYIIDDGLLIKGNQIIAGISAKRESTKIASIKRALFTDKKHTEDVVNALKRYNTQALLIIGTSDGMVETIAERLGVAPITEKVYITDVASEYEIKQALSTRREQGKHVIPVPTFEIKKDFSGYFLDPLQIFRRKGKGSYQLVGEKSVVRPTFSYMGSYTISDYTIYQIVEHVTSGIEGVSKISRFRAENRPDGIYIEMDLVLIYGCLIKQLLREVQEKVSEQIVHLTALNIKRMNVVAKSLVMDNKKQN, encoded by the coding sequence TTGAAGGTTATTGGATTTATTGGACCGAGTGGTACAGGTAAAAGTCATAGAGCATCATGGGTTGCGAGAGAACACGGAACTGACTATATTATAGATGATGGATTGCTAATTAAGGGCAATCAGATAATTGCTGGTATTTCTGCTAAGAGGGAAAGTACTAAAATTGCATCAATTAAGAGGGCATTGTTTACTGACAAAAAGCATACAGAAGATGTAGTTAATGCTCTAAAGAGATATAATACTCAGGCCTTATTGATTATTGGAACATCAGATGGAATGGTTGAGACAATAGCAGAAAGACTAGGTGTAGCACCAATTACAGAAAAGGTATATATTACAGATGTTGCTAGCGAATACGAGATTAAACAGGCACTTTCTACAAGAAGAGAACAGGGTAAGCACGTAATTCCTGTTCCAACCTTTGAAATAAAAAAAGACTTTTCAGGTTATTTTTTAGATCCCCTTCAAATTTTCAGAAGAAAGGGGAAAGGCAGTTACCAGCTTGTGGGTGAAAAATCTGTTGTACGTCCAACTTTTAGCTACATGGGAAGCTATACTATATCTGATTATACAATATATCAAATAGTAGAGCATGTAACCTCCGGTATTGAAGGGGTATCAAAAATATCCAGATTCAGGGCAGAAAATAGGCCGGATGGTATATATATAGAAATGGATTTAGTGCTTATATATGGCTGCTTGATAAAACAGCTTTTAAGGGAAGTACAAGAAAAAGTAAGCGAACAAATTGTTCATTTGACCGCACTAAATATTAAGAGGATGAATGTAGTTGCAAAGAGCTTGGTAATGGATAATAAAAAGCAAAATTAG